Genomic segment of Bifidobacterium lemurum:
CGAAGTTGTCCAGCGTCCATTCGGTGGGGATGAGCTGGCCCGCGGTGGCGAACACCGTGTCGGTGGGCTTGAACGCGGAGAACACCATCCAGATGATCGGGTAGATCATCAGCAGGGCGAACGCCATGACGAACACGTGGTAGACCACGCGGCCGGCGATATGACGCCAGTTGGTCTCGCGGGACGCATGCACGGGCACATCGGCCTTATGAGCGGGGGTGGGGTTGAGGGTCGCGGTTGTCATATCGGTCAGGCCTCCTCGTCATAGACCCAGAAACGCTTGGTAAGGAACAGGAACCCGGTGTACAGGCCCACGATCAGCAGCATGACCCAGGCCAGGGCCGCGCCGTAGCCGGCGTGGTGGCGGGTGAAGGACTCGTCGTACATGTAGACCATGTAGAACAGGGTCGAGTTGCGCGGCTTGCCTTGGGTGATGATGTAGCACTGGGTGAACGCCAGGAAGCCGTTGATCGACTGCATGACCAGGTTGAAGAAGATGGTCGGGGTCAGCAGCGGCAGGGTGATCTTCCAGAACTGGCGGGCCTTCGAGGCGCCGTCCACGCTCGCGGCCTCGTACAATTCGGTCGGGATCTGCTTGAGGGAGGCCAGGAAGATCAGCATGGACGAGCCGAACTGCCATACGCCCAGGATGATCAGGGTCCAGATGGCGGTGGACTCGTTGCCCAGCCACGCGAAGTCGGTCTCCAGGCCGAACATGCCGAGCACCTGGTTGACCACGCCGTCCGCTGCGAACATCTGCTTCCACAGGATCGCCACGGCCACCGAGCCGCCCAGGATCGAGGGCAGATAGTAGGCCGCGCGGTAGAAGCCGGAGACCTTGGAGTTCTTCAGAAGCAGCATGGCCACGAACAGGGCGAACACGAGTCGCAGCGGGGTGGAGACCAGCGCGTAGAAGAAGGTCACGCCCAACGACTTGAAGAACTTGTCGTCCGAGAACATATCGAGGTAGTTCTGTATGCCGATGAACTTCGCCTCGCCGATGATCGAATAGTCGGTGAGCGTGTAGTAGAACGACAGGAGGATCGGCACCAGAAGGAACACGAGGAAACCGATGATGAACGGCAACGCGCACACCACGCCGGAGGTCCTCTCCAAGGTCATGAACCGCGCGAATCTGCCTTGCTTCTTGAACTGCACGCCCGCCTCGCCCAAACGGCGACCGGGAACAGCAGATGCCTGAGACATAGCAAACCTTTCTCTTGCTTGGGATCGGTCAGCGAGGCCTCTCCCCCGTATGGCCAATGCTGGCCACGGTTACATATGTTGGATGGTTGGTGGTCGATGTGGCCTGAGGCCGTGTTCGCCGCAGGCCACATCGAAGATGATCGAACCGTCGGATCCTTGCGGTCGGCCGGTTTAGTAGGCGCCGTTGGCCTCTTCCACGAAGGTCGCCGCGGCGTCCTTGGCGGTGATTGCGCCGTAGAGGATGTTCTCCTCGATTTCGGGAAGGGTCTGGGAGTTGACGGTGGAGGCGGCGGCCGGGGACGGCGGGTTGATGGCCGACGAGTTCGGCGTCACCACATCGTTGAGGAAGGTCGCGATCTCCTGCTCGTCGGCGCTCAGCTGCTCTTCCAGAACGGTCATCATCGCGGAGGAGACGGGCAGGCCTCGGTCGGTGCCCATGGTCGTGACCGCATCCTCGTTGTTGGTGTAGTAGTTGATGAACTCGGCGGCGAGCTGCGGGTTCTCGCAGGACTTGGAGATGGCCCAGAACTGGCCCGGCTTGATGTAGTTGGCCGCGGTCACGTCGGCGGCCGGCCACGGGGCGAGCGCCAGATCGTCATCGGTCAGGGCCTGCATGGCGGGCATCTGCGAAGTGAACTTGAAGGACACCCACGACATGGAGGACGGATCGGAGCCGTAGACCACCGGATCCTGGTCGACGGAGCCGGCCGTGATCTCGGCGAACACCTCGGGGCTGATATGCCAGCCCTCGTTGATGCCCTCCTCATAGACGTCGAAGTAGGGCTCCACATCCTCGGCGGTCACGCCCAGACCCTCGTCCTCGAACAGGGTCTTGCCTTCGCCGCGCATCACGTACTCGAGCAGCTCGGAGGCCTCGTAGTAGCGGAAGTTGGTTTTCACGCCGGTCTTCTCGTAGACCTCCTTGGCGAGGGCCTTGAATTCGTCGAGGTCCATCTCCTCGGGCATTTCGATGCCGGCCTCGTCGAGCAGGGTCTTGTTGTAGATCATGGCCGGCGAGGACGAGCCGGAGGAGATCAGGTACTGGGAGCCGTCCTTCTGGCCGGAGGCGAGAATGGATTCATCGATATTGGTGGTGTCGATGGTGCCGTCCTCGATGTATTCGTCGAGCGGGATGATCAGGCCGTTCTCCACGTACTCGTTGAAGTAGGAGTAGTCCATGGCGATCACGTCGGGCATGCTGTCGCCGGCGGCCGAGGTCGACAGCTTCTGCCAGTAGTCGCTCCATTCGGAGGGCTGGCCGTCGATGCTCACGCCCTCGTTCGCGGCCTCGAACGCCTTGTCGATCGCGTCCTGCTTTTCGTTGCGGTCCTGGTTGCCCCACCAGGCGATGGTCAGGTTCTGCGAGTCGCTTGCGTCGCCGGACTCATTGGAGGACCCGCAGGCGGCCATGGCCATCAGGGTTGCCACGGCGGTGGCGCCGGCGAGGATCTTCTTGATGTTCTTCATCGAACGACCTTTCTTGTTTGGCTGGTGGAACCACTCCGTGCGGTTGTTGGTCGGAGCGGTTCCCGAACACACCACCGTGGTGATGTTCGTTGTATGAAACACTATACACACACTTTCATTTTAATTCCACTTTCTTCCGCGTGTTTTCTGTAAACGATTCCATTTTTCTTTATAAAAAATGCCGACAAACGCCGGCATTTCAATGTTTTTAAGTGCTTTTGCTTATGAAATACGCGCCGCAGCAGTGGAATCCCTTGTGATCAGAATTTCCGGAATCATATGCGACACCGGCTCGAATTCGACGCCCTCGCGCTCGGCGTCCAACAGCTCCGCCAACAACCGCACGGCCTGGGAACCCATACGTTCCTGCCGCACATCGATTGTGGTCATCTGCGGACGGGAGGCGCGCGACAGCACGGAATCATCGATGCCCATCACGCTGATATCCTCCGGAATGGACAATCCCCGTTCAACGAGGCGCGAAACCACGCCGGAGGCCACCAGGTCGTTGAACGCGATCACCGCGGTGACGCCCTCCTCCAGCATCAGCGCATCGCCCGCGTTCACACCGCCGCCGTAGGTGGGCTCGAAGGGCCCGATGGCCACGCATTCAACGCCGAATTCCTCGCATCCCCGCGAAACCGCATCGATACGGGCGCGGTTGCTCCACGAATGCGACAGCCCGGAGATATAGGCGATGCGTTTATGCCCCAGCGAAGCGAGGTGGCGCACCGCCTGCATGATACCCGAACGGTCGTCGATGCAGACATCCGTATACCCCTCGATCTGACGGTTCGCCAGCACGGTGTTGCGCTGGGGGAACAAGCGGCGGATCAGCGTGTCCGAAATACGCGGGGACACCACCACCTGCCCTTCGCAGCTGGACACCACATCGCCGACGGTCCGCTCCACATCGTTGGTCAGCTCGAGATCGGCCACGAACAGACGATATCCCAGAGACTGAGCCTGCGCGAACAGGCCTTTGAACAGATCGGTGAAATAGAAATTGCCGACGTCAGTGACGAACACCGCGATATTCCCCTTGCCGCTTTTCCCCGCGATCAGATCGCGTGCCGCGGCGTTCGGCTTATACCCAAGCCTGTCGGCGGCCTTGCGCACGCGGTCGCGCGTCGCCTGCTTCACCGAACCGTTGTTCAAGGCCCTGGACACCGTGGCGGCGGACACCCCCGCCGCCTGCGCCACATCCTGAATCGTTGCGTCACTCATTGCATCTCGTTTCCATAATCTTCTCGGTCAACCGCAATGCCGAAATCCAGTGTAAGGATTATTGAAACAAAATGCAAACGATTCCACGCCGTGTTGCACCGACACTCGGCTTCAAATCTCCCCACAACGAGTTTCGGCCGCGCCACGCGAAACAAGCCAGCGCGGCGCGGCCGAAACCGCGTATGAGAAAACCGCCTCAGCGGACCTGTTCCACCACGGCGCGGGAATCCTTGCACGCCTGGACGACGGCGGCCCAATCATGGGACTTCTGGGCCTCCGACGGCACAGGGAAGGAACCGCCGATGGCGAACACGTTCTCCAGCGACAGATAATCCCGCGCGTTGGCGAGGCTCACACCACCGGTGGGCAGGAACCTCACATCGGCGAACGGGCCATTCAACGCCTTCAACGTCTTGACTCCCCCATAGGCCTCGGCGGGGAAGAACTTGACATGCCTGAGACCACGGTCGTAGGCCTTCTCCACATCGGAGGGCACGGCGGTGCCGGGCAGCACCAGCACATCGTTCGCGAGGGCCCAATCGACCACGGCCTCGTCGAAACTGGGGGTCACCAACCCGACGCATCCGGCCTCGACGGCGGCCTTGGCCTGGTCGACGTCGTGCACGGTGCCGGCCACCAGCGTGACGCCGGGCACTTCGGCGGCGATCGCCTTCATTCCCTCGATCGCATACGGGGAACGGAAGGTGACCTCCGCGACAGGCACGCCACCCTCCTCAAGGGCGCGGGCCAGCGGCACGGCCTCCTCGACGGAATGCAGGGTGACCAACGGCACGATGCCCAGCTCGCCGAGGTAGGCGATGGTCTCCTCATTGGTTCGTGCGATGCTCATGATTCGATGTCCTTTCCTTTTCCGTATCGATTCGCGTGACGACGTGGCCTCAGAAGGCCCGCCGATGGCCGGCGGTGAACGCCGCGAGCTGATCGGGCGTGGGCAGCCCCTCGTTGTCCGAAACCTGCTGCGTCTGGATGGCGCCCAACGCGCATCCGCGTTCCATACTGTCGGCGAGGGATCCACCCTCCAACAGCGAGGACAGCACTCCGGCGGCGAAACCGTCGCCGGCTCCGACGGTGTCGACCACATGGTCGACGACGAAGCCCGGCACACGGATCTCGACCGACCCGTCGGACGCGTAGGCGCCTCGGGGACCGTCCTTGACGATGACGATTTTCGCGCCGTTGTCCAGAAACGCCTTGGCGGTGTCCTCCACGGTGCTCGCTCCGAACAGCACCTGCCCTTCGCCGATGCCCGGCATCACCAGATCGGCGCGCGCGGCCAGCCGACGCAGCGTGGACTTCATCACGTCCTCGCTCTTCCACAGGGCGGGACGCAGGTTCGGGTCGAAGCTGACGAACGCGCCGTGCGCCCGGGACTGGTCGACCAGCGCATAGGCGGCCTCCAACGTGGAATCGCTCAGCGGCGGAAGGATGCCGGTGATATGGGTCAGGGAGATGCCGGTCCAATCAAGCTTCTCCACGTCGTCGGCGTCAAGCGTCGAAGCCGCCGAATCTTTACGGTAATAGAAGGTTTTCGGATCGCCTTCGCTCACGCGGGACTTCATCATGAAACCGGTGTGGTGTCCGCCGTCCACCCGCACCAGCGAGGTGTCCAAACCATTGGCGCTCAGAAACGCCATGATGCGCTCGCCCAAAGGATCGTCGCCGATTTTGGTCATATACAGCGGGTCCTGACCAAGCCTTTTCAAGCCGATCGCCACATTGAGCTCGGCGCCGGCCACCGAAGCGGCCCACACACCCACCTCGCTGAGCGGCCCTTCCTGGTTGGCGGAGAACAATCCCATGGGCTCGCCGACCAGCAGCACCTTGCCCGGTTTGACACCATTCGCCGTTGTCATCTTTGCCTCTTCCGTACCGGCAACCGGCATCAGAGCGCACTGACCTAGACCCTGGCGAGCAGGGCCGTCCGGTTGTTGATTGATGCGTTCAGGCTACAGCACCGAATGCGGCGGGGAGGAAGATGTTGCCAAGGGTTTCCATGGTCGGGGTCGCACGGCCGTCATGGAGCGGCCGCCCCGTGCGACTTTTCCGCACATGAAACGAACATGGCGTTTCGGATGCGAGAACACGAAAAGGGCGGAGTTTCAACGAAACTCCGCCCGCGATGTTCGTTTGCGCCCAAATTCAGGGTCGCACGAACGTTATTGAGAACCGTTCTATGCGCGCGCCTTGGCCGCCTCGATCCACTTGTTCAGCAACGCCTCGGCCTTGCCGGAGTCGACGGCCTGTTCGGCGATGCCGTAGGCCACCTTGAAACGCTCGGCGAGCGAGGCGTCGGCCGGCACCTGACGACCATCGGCCACGATGGCGGAGGCGGCGTTCAACAGCGCGGTGGTCCGGAACGGCACATCCTTGCCGGCGAAGAAGTCACGCGCGGCCTGGGCGTTGTATTCCGGCTCTCCGCCGCGAAGATCGTCGAGGGAGACCTTGGCCAGTCCCAGTTCCCCGATCGGATCGAATTCGGTTTCGCTCACCTGCCCGTCCTTGAACTCCCACACGGAGACGGGGCCGGTCGGGGCGAGCTCGTCAAGACCCTCCTGCGAGGTGTACACCATGCCGCTCTGGCCATTGGCCGCATAGACGGCCGCCATGATCGGACTCATGGCGCGGTTGGCGCAGCCGATGGCCATATGCTTCGGCGTGGCCGGATTCGTCAGCGGACCGAGCACGTTGAACACGCAGGGCACGCCGAGCGCTGCGCGGATCGGTCCGACGAACCGCATGGCCGGATGGAAGGTTTTGGCGAACGCGAAGGTGATGCCCACCTCATCGGCGATCTCCCCCACGGCCTGGGGATCGAGCTCCAGCGGCAGACCCAGCGCCTCGAGGCAGTCGGCCGCGCCGCTTTTGGATGAGGCCGCGCGGTTGCCGTGCTTGACGATCTTCACACCGGTGGAGGCCGCGACGACCGACGCCATGGTGGACAGGTTCACGGTGGCCGCGCCGTCGCCGCCGGTGCCGACGATGTCGGTGGTCTCCCCCGACACATGCAGAGGCACCGCGTGCGCGACCATCGCCTTCGCCGCGCCGCGCACCTCGTCGGCGGTCAGCCCCAGCTGCTGCTGGGTGGCGAGCACGGCGCCCACGGCCGCCGGATCGGCGTTGCCCCGCATCAGATCGTCGACGAACCACTCGGATTCCTCGGCGGTCAGATGGTTGCCCCCAACCAGTTTCGTGAGGATCGACTTCCAAGTGATTTCGGCCATGATGCCCTCCTTGACGCATGCCACGTCGTTGTTGTGTTCCGTCCGCCATTGTAATCGCCTTGCGTTATCGCCAGTCGGCACGTCCGTATCACGGATGGTCTCGCCCTGCATGGATCGTCCCGAATGCGTGAAAGGGAGCCGACCATCAGGTCGGCTCCCTTTCACGTCGATTACGCTCGTCCGAATGACGTTATGTCATAAGGATGCCTTCGTCGCGGAAAGCCACTTCGACACGCCCGTCATGCAGCACGATGATGCGGTCGGCACGTCATAAGGATGCCTTCGTCGCGGAAAGCCCACTAGGCTTTCCGCTCCTCGGGTGAGCCGCTTATGGCGATGCCTTTGGCATCGCCGGCGGCTCACTCTTCGTTCTGGCCGTGGCACATCTTGTACTTACGGCCGGAACCGCACGGGCATTCGGCGTTCTTGCCGGTGCCGGGATAGGTCTTGCCGTCGGCCCACGGGGTCTTGAGCTCCTCGCTCTTCGGGCGCTTGTTGGCGGGCACCTTGCCTTCGGCGTGGCTGATCGGCGCGGGACCGACGATCACGGGATTGCCGTTCTCGTCGCGGGTCACGTCGTCCGCCTCATCGCCCTCTTCGACGGCCTCGGCCGACTCGCCTTCGGTCGCTTCGCCGGACTCGGCCTCCGATTCATCGGACTCGGAAGAGACTTCGGCGGCCTCGATGCCTTCGCCGGCGGATTCGATGCCCAGCGCGGCCTCGGTGGCCTCGACGGCGGCGTCCTCGTCCTTCTCGGAGGTGAGGTCCTCGGTTTTGGCGACCTGCTGGACATCCACATGGAAGAGCAGCTGGACGCTTTCCTCCTTGATGGCCTCGACCATGGAGTTGTACATCTGGAAGCCCTCGCGCTGGTATTCGACCAGCGGGTCGCGCTGGCCCATGCCGCGCAAGCCGATGCCGTCCTTGAGGTAGTCCATCTCGTAAAGGTGCTCGCGCCACTTGCGGTCGAGCACGGCGAGCACCACGCGGCGCTCCAGCTGGCGCAGTCCCTCTTCGCCGAGCAGTTCCTCGAACTTGGCGTACTGCTCCTTGGCGTCGTCCACGATCAGATCGCGCACGGCCTCGACGGCCTTGTCGCCCTTGAGCTTGCCCACGGCCTCCTTGGCGTCGTCCATCTCCACCTTGGTGGGGATCACGGCGGCGAGGGCCTTGAACAGGCCTTCCCAATCCCAATCGGCCGGCTTGTCGGAGCCCTTGTTGGCGCCGCGCACGTAGGATTCGACGGTTTCGCTGATGAAGCGCTCGATATCGCCATGGATATCCTCGCCCTTGAGCACGGCCTGACGCTCGGCGTAGATCACCGTGCGCTGCTTGTTCATCACGTCGTCGTACTTGAGCACGTTCTTGCGGATCTCGAAGTTCTGCGACTCGCGGGCCTTCTGCGCGGTGCGCACGCCCTTGGTGACGGACTTGGCGTGGATCGGCTCGCCCTCCGGCATGCCCTTGGCCATGACCTGGGCCACCAGCTGGGTGTTGAACAGACGCATCAGGTCGTCTTCCAGCGACAGGTAGAAGCGGGACTCGCCCGGATCTCCCTGACGGCCGGAACGGCCGCGCAGCTGGTTGTCGATACGGCGGGATTCGTGGCGTTCGGTGCCGAGCACGTACAGGCCGCCGAGTTCGGTGACCTCCTCATGCTCGTCCTTGACCTGGGCCTTGACCTCGTTGAGGGTGCCCGGCCAACGCTTCTCGTACTCCTCCGGAGTGTCCTCGGGCGAGTAGCCCTCGGCCTTGAGCTTGGCGTCCGCGAGGAACTCGACGTTGCCGCCGAGCATGATGTCGGTACCGCGGCCGGCCATGTTGGTGGCCACGGTGACGGCGCCCTTGCGTCCGGCGACCGCGACGACCGCGGCCTCCTTCTCATGCTGCTTGGCGTTGAGCACCTGATGCGGGATCTTCGCCACGTCGAGCAGCGAGGAGACGATCTCGGAGCTTTCCACGGAGGCGGTGCCGAGCAGCACCGGCTGGCCCTTGGCGTGGCGTCCGGCCACGTCCTTGATGATGGCGGCGAGCTTCTCCTTCTTGGTGCGGAAGATGAAGTCGTCCTGGTCCTTGCGGATCATCGGGCGGTTGGTGGGGATCGGCAGCACGCCCAGCTTGTAGGTGCTCATGAACTCGGCCGCCTCGGTTTCGGCGGTACCGGTCATGCCGGCGAGCTTGTCGTACATACGGAAGTAGTTCTGCAGGGTGATGGTGGCGAAGGTCTGGTTCTCGGCCTTGACCTCCACGCCTTCCTTCGCTTCGATGGCCTGGTGCAGGCCCTCGTTGTAGCGGCGGCCCGGCAGGATGCGGCCGGTGTGCTCGTCGACGATGAGCACCTCGCCGTGGGTCACCACGTAGTCGCGGTCGCGCAGGAAGAGCTCCTTGGCCTTGATCGCGTTGTTGAGATAGCCGATCAGCGCGGTGTTGGCCGGCTCGTACAGGTTGTCGATGCCAAGGAAGTCCTCGATCTTGGTGATGCCCGGATCGAGGATGCCGACGACCTTCTTCTTCTCGTCGACCTCGTAGTCCTCGTCGCGCACCAGCTTGACGACGAGACGCGCGAACTGGCGGTACCAGCGGGTCACGTCGCCTTCGGCCGGGCCGGAGATGATCAA
This window contains:
- a CDS encoding carbohydrate ABC transporter permease, with product MSQASAVPGRRLGEAGVQFKKQGRFARFMTLERTSGVVCALPFIIGFLVFLLVPILLSFYYTLTDYSIIGEAKFIGIQNYLDMFSDDKFFKSLGVTFFYALVSTPLRLVFALFVAMLLLKNSKVSGFYRAAYYLPSILGGSVAVAILWKQMFAADGVVNQVLGMFGLETDFAWLGNESTAIWTLIILGVWQFGSSMLIFLASLKQIPTELYEAASVDGASKARQFWKITLPLLTPTIFFNLVMQSINGFLAFTQCYIITQGKPRNSTLFYMVYMYDESFTRHHAGYGAALAWVMLLIVGLYTGFLFLTKRFWVYDEEA
- a CDS encoding ABC transporter substrate-binding protein codes for the protein MKNIKKILAGATAVATLMAMAACGSSNESGDASDSQNLTIAWWGNQDRNEKQDAIDKAFEAANEGVSIDGQPSEWSDYWQKLSTSAAGDSMPDVIAMDYSYFNEYVENGLIIPLDEYIEDGTIDTTNIDESILASGQKDGSQYLISSGSSSPAMIYNKTLLDEAGIEMPEEMDLDEFKALAKEVYEKTGVKTNFRYYEASELLEYVMRGEGKTLFEDEGLGVTAEDVEPYFDVYEEGINEGWHISPEVFAEITAGSVDQDPVVYGSDPSSMSWVSFKFTSQMPAMQALTDDDLALAPWPAADVTAANYIKPGQFWAISKSCENPQLAAEFINYYTNNEDAVTTMGTDRGLPVSSAMMTVLEEQLSADEQEIATFLNDVVTPNSSAINPPSPAAASTVNSQTLPEIEENILYGAITAKDAAATFVEEANGAY
- a CDS encoding LacI family DNA-binding transcriptional regulator, coding for MSDATIQDVAQAAGVSAATVSRALNNGSVKQATRDRVRKAADRLGYKPNAAARDLIAGKSGKGNIAVFVTDVGNFYFTDLFKGLFAQAQSLGYRLFVADLELTNDVERTVGDVVSSCEGQVVVSPRISDTLIRRLFPQRNTVLANRQIEGYTDVCIDDRSGIMQAVRHLASLGHKRIAYISGLSHSWSNRARIDAVSRGCEEFGVECVAIGPFEPTYGGGVNAGDALMLEEGVTAVIAFNDLVASGVVSRLVERGLSIPEDISVMGIDDSVLSRASRPQMTTIDVRQERMGSQAVRLLAELLDAEREGVEFEPVSHMIPEILITRDSTAAARIS
- the eda gene encoding bifunctional 4-hydroxy-2-oxoglutarate aldolase/2-dehydro-3-deoxy-phosphogluconate aldolase, which codes for MSIARTNEETIAYLGELGIVPLVTLHSVEEAVPLARALEEGGVPVAEVTFRSPYAIEGMKAIAAEVPGVTLVAGTVHDVDQAKAAVEAGCVGLVTPSFDEAVVDWALANDVLVLPGTAVPSDVEKAYDRGLRHVKFFPAEAYGGVKTLKALNGPFADVRFLPTGGVSLANARDYLSLENVFAIGGSFPVPSEAQKSHDWAAVVQACKDSRAVVEQVR
- a CDS encoding sugar kinase, with amino-acid sequence MTTANGVKPGKVLLVGEPMGLFSANQEGPLSEVGVWAASVAGAELNVAIGLKRLGQDPLYMTKIGDDPLGERIMAFLSANGLDTSLVRVDGGHHTGFMMKSRVSEGDPKTFYYRKDSAASTLDADDVEKLDWTGISLTHITGILPPLSDSTLEAAYALVDQSRAHGAFVSFDPNLRPALWKSEDVMKSTLRRLAARADLVMPGIGEGQVLFGASTVEDTAKAFLDNGAKIVIVKDGPRGAYASDGSVEIRVPGFVVDHVVDTVGAGDGFAAGVLSSLLEGGSLADSMERGCALGAIQTQQVSDNEGLPTPDQLAAFTAGHRRAF
- the trpD gene encoding anthranilate phosphoribosyltransferase, which codes for MAEITWKSILTKLVGGNHLTAEESEWFVDDLMRGNADPAAVGAVLATQQQLGLTADEVRGAAKAMVAHAVPLHVSGETTDIVGTGGDGAATVNLSTMASVVAASTGVKIVKHGNRAASSKSGAADCLEALGLPLELDPQAVGEIADEVGITFAFAKTFHPAMRFVGPIRAALGVPCVFNVLGPLTNPATPKHMAIGCANRAMSPIMAAVYAANGQSGMVYTSQEGLDELAPTGPVSVWEFKDGQVSETEFDPIGELGLAKVSLDDLRGGEPEYNAQAARDFFAGKDVPFRTTALLNAASAIVADGRQVPADASLAERFKVAYGIAEQAVDSGKAEALLNKWIEAAKARA
- the secA gene encoding preprotein translocase subunit SecA, encoding MVDIVDKALRMGEGRQIKKLENVAKATNALEEEISALSDEELKAQTAKFKEQVDNGKKLDDIMPEAFATVREVSKRTLGQRHFDVQLMGGAALHWGNIAEMKTGEGKTLVATLPSYLNALEGKGVHVVTVNDYLASYQSELMGRIYRFLGLNVGCIITDQKPPERRKQYNADITYGTNNEFGFDYLRDNMAWEKGDLVQRGHHYAIVDEVDSILIDEARTPLIISGPAEGDVTRWYRQFARLVVKLVRDEDYEVDEKKKVVGILDPGITKIEDFLGIDNLYEPANTALIGYLNNAIKAKELFLRDRDYVVTHGEVLIVDEHTGRILPGRRYNEGLHQAIEAKEGVEVKAENQTFATITLQNYFRMYDKLAGMTGTAETEAAEFMSTYKLGVLPIPTNRPMIRKDQDDFIFRTKKEKLAAIIKDVAGRHAKGQPVLLGTASVESSEIVSSLLDVAKIPHQVLNAKQHEKEAAVVAVAGRKGAVTVATNMAGRGTDIMLGGNVEFLADAKLKAEGYSPEDTPEEYEKRWPGTLNEVKAQVKDEHEEVTELGGLYVLGTERHESRRIDNQLRGRSGRQGDPGESRFYLSLEDDLMRLFNTQLVAQVMAKGMPEGEPIHAKSVTKGVRTAQKARESQNFEIRKNVLKYDDVMNKQRTVIYAERQAVLKGEDIHGDIERFISETVESYVRGANKGSDKPADWDWEGLFKALAAVIPTKVEMDDAKEAVGKLKGDKAVEAVRDLIVDDAKEQYAKFEELLGEEGLRQLERRVVLAVLDRKWREHLYEMDYLKDGIGLRGMGQRDPLVEYQREGFQMYNSMVEAIKEESVQLLFHVDVQQVAKTEDLTSEKDEDAAVEATEAALGIESAGEGIEAAEVSSESDESEAESGEATEGESAEAVEEGDEADDVTRDENGNPVIVGPAPISHAEGKVPANKRPKSEELKTPWADGKTYPGTGKNAECPCGSGRKYKMCHGQNEE